AAAAATATAAGCCTGATCTTCAATATCGATATCAATAAAAATGCTTACATTCACTTGAAAATCATCTTTTAGATAACCCATCAATCCCGCAATTCTATGCTGCCCATCTAGAACTTTGGCAATATTACGATAGTAAATCGGTTCCAATCCGTCTTCTGGGTTCGGGTCATTGCGCAATGTCAGCGTATTATTTACAGGATTAAAACTAGCACTCCTGCCTTCAACAGCCAAAATAACTGCCGTAGGAAAACAAGCATCAACTGTCTTTACATATGTTTGGAGTTGGGTCACTCGTGTTTGGCTAAGAGGACGTTGGATACCAAGATATGTTTCGATATCTCGCTCCTTCAACATGCGACGGACGTCAAAATATGCAATTTCACATAGAAGTTTCGAAGGAATAGAGGCAATCAAAAAATCGCCAATAGGCTGTCGAATTGAAATGGCAGGAACGGAAAATTCTATTGGGCTCTCGGAGTCAAATAAACTCATTGTTGGCCTCCTAAATGATTTTCGAAACCCCTCATAAAATCCTCTACATTGTGGTGAGGTTCCGTATCTTCAACGTGTTTCCGATAATCATTTACGAAGTCATCTTGTGCTGAACGTAACTCGTTCTCAGTAATTTGGGGCATTCGTAGTCTATGATAAACAAGTGCCAAATAGCGAAATGCAAGAGCTAGTAGTGTCAAAATTACAGAAAGTTTAAATACAAAGTCTATGTCTTTAACCGCATGTGCCTTTAATAGCGCAAAAAGAGCCGCACAGGTGACTACAATCAATGCAACAACAGTTGATATGGGCAATTTATGTGGAAATTGTCCGGCTTGATCAGGTTCATGAAGTGTCAGATACAAGATCGGGGCAAGCATTGAGATTGTAAAAACCAAAAGTTCGCCATTTCGAAAAGTACTTAACCAAAAGTCTATGAAACTTTTACCTTGATCATCAGAAGCCACGTAAAGCGTTAGCGCACCTAAACCAAATGGTAAAATCGACCATAAGAGCAAATATGTAAATTCATATAAAGCTCCTGCGTATGTTTTACGACCCGCTTTAAACAACGATCCAATTAGCCAGAGATGTGATAAATAACCAATTAAATTTAACCAAAGATGAAATAATGAGCTAAAAAATTTGGTTTTGCATATTCGTATTTCTTCCATAGACATAAGGAATTCTCAATAAATCAACAATTCTTCAAAACGACCACGATGTGCCGACGAACCTGCCAATACACTTGCTCGTGTTACTGATTCTAAAAGAAAGTGCTCTTGGTAAAGTTCTCGAATAGATGCATGATGTGCATTTGTAACGATAACTCTGACTCCTCTAAGCTTTGCACGCACCAACGCATCACGTAAGCGAATCTGATCACCCCATGAAAAAAGTGCATCGTTATATTTTATAAATCCATTCAGGTTGTGCTTCACTGTATAAGGAGGATCGGCAAAAACTAAATCCCCTTTTTCCGCAACGTCAATTGAATCCTCGAAATCGCCACAAACAAGCTTTGCCGATTGTAATATACCCGATATTGCAAACCAGTTATCTGTCGACATAAGAACGCTCGACTTTGTACCAACTGGAACGTTAAATTCTCCATTGCGATTTACCCGATATAGCCCGTTCCAGCATGTACGATTTAAATAAATAAACCGTGCTGCCATATGGAACATACAACTCGGCTTATAGCTGCGAATTCGATAGTAATAATCTTTTGAATGATGAGCCTGATGCTCACGTAAAAGCGCTAAAACGTTTTCTGGGTTGATCTTTATTGCGTTATATGCATTGATCAATTCAAAATTAATATCCGAAAGTAGCGCTTGGGCTGGCCTCAATGCAAAAAAAACTGCACCGCTCCCTAGAAATGGCTCAATATACTTACCCGTAAGTGGAGCAATCATTTCAACAATACGACTAGAAACCCACCTTTTGCCTCCCGCCCACTTAAGAAATGGTGGAGGTAACGTAATTTGATTAAGTTTTAGATTAATAACTATAGGTTCTTCCATGCATTTTAAAAAGGTAGAATCAAATTAACAAAAGACATCTCATATTAGCCTCTCATCATTCAAAGAAGCTAGATATGGTACATTTAATCTAACGTTGCAGCAGTATCCTGAGTTTTATTGCCACAGTCAACACAGAATGCGGATTCGCAGCAATCCACCAGAAACATGCAGGAACTCCAAAGGATGGTTTGCCTTCGGCAAATCGATCCTACTTATGGGTGCCCAGAAGGATGATATGTTTGGCCGTCAGGTCCTGCACGATCTTAAGCCCACTCTCGTAAATAACCTCGGGCTGCGGGTGCTTTAGCTGCTCCACCACTGATTGGAGGTAAGAGGCAGCCGTCTGGCCCGGCTGTTCCTGGATCAAGGCGAGCAGTTGGTAGGTAACCGGTGTGATTTCGAGGAAGCGGACTTCATCTTCGTAGTTTCGGTACACGATCAGGAATGTCGGCTGTCCGGAGGGCTCCGGCGGCTGGTAGTCGGGCGATATCCGGTGCACCGGAAAGCGGTAGGCCAAAGGCCAGGCGAGCGGCGAGAGTTGCAGGGTTGCTTCGGACCAGTCGCCGGAAAACGGCGGATTGAATGGCGCTTCCTCTTTCGCGATCGACAGCGCCATTTCGGCCCATTCGTAGTGAGCCAGTTCGAGCATGAACGGCGGGTCGGAAGGATGGTCCCGCTCGGTTTGCAGATAATCGAGAAATTCCTCGGCGATTTCGGAGAAATAAGGGGTGGCGCAGGTATGGCGCGCATAAAAATCCTGCCCCAGTTCGCGCCACTGCGCATTGCTTAGAATCTTACGCAGCACCGGGAAATTGACGGCCAGGAAGTTGTCGATGTTGTTGAAGAACAGTTCCCGGTACATCGCCATCCGTTCGGGTTTCACGTCGCTGGGCGCGGGATGGCTTTCCGGATTGCGCAGATAATCGGAAAACGCCTGCTGCCTAGCTTTGAAATCGGCGCCCATCGTCAATCAGGCCGAGCGTTTCGCATGTTCGCTGCGCCAGGCGTCCTGGATCGCCTTGATCGTCTCGACTTCCTTGAGCAGTTCGGCCAGCGGCGGCAGGTTGAAATCGCGTTCGAGCAGGGTCGGAAACACGCCGTACAGTTCGTAGGCCTTGCCGAGCAGTTTCCAGACCGGATCGATCACTGCCGCGCCGTGTGTGTCGACCAGAAAGTCTTCGGCCTCGACATAGTGCCCGGCGATATGCGCGTAAGCGATCCTTTGGCCCGGCACTGCCCTTAAAAAGGCTTCGGCGTCGTAGCCGTGGTTGACGCTGTTCACGTAGATGTTGTTGATGTCGAGCAGGATGTCGCAGTCGGCTTCCTGGACGATCGCATTGAAAAAATCGATTTCGGCCATTTCCTGGCCGGGCGCGGCATAGTACGACACGTTCTCGATCGCGATGCGCTGTTCGAGCAGTTCCTGCACGCGCTTGATCCGGCCTGCCACATGCCTGACCGCCTCTTCGGTAAACGGGATCGGCATCAGGTCGTAAAGATGGCCGTTATGGCTGCAATAGCTCAAATGTTCGCTGTACAGCTTGATCCCGTGTTCGGCCATGAACGCTTTGATGTCCAGCACCAGCTTTTCGTCGAGCGGATCGCTGCTGCCGAGCGACAGCGACAGGCCGTGGCAGACGAAATCGAAGCGTTCGGTCAGGGAGCGGAATTGTTTTGCGTAGCGGCCGCCGAGCGTGATCCAGTTCTCCGGGGCGACCTCATAGAAACCGACGGTCTGCAGCGGGGGATGATTGGCGATCTCGGCGAGCAATGAGCGCCTCAGCCCGAGCCCCGCCCCTTGAACGCGAAAGTTCGACATAAAAAAACGAAAGAAGAAGTTCGTTCAATGAAATTAAAGCAGAAAGGAAGCGGAGAAAACACCGCTCCCTCAGATTCAGGCGGAATTATTTTTTCGTAGCGCCGCAAGAGCCTTCTTGCCCCTTCATCATCGCGCCGCAGACGCTTTCCATGCCTGATTTCATTTTGCCGTCGTCCATCATGCCGCCGCATTTACCTTCGCCGCATTGGCCTTCGGCGGCTTTGGCCGGTGCCGGCGCGGCAGTGGATTTTTGGCCGGCGCAGGCGCCTTCCGCGGTTTTGTTTTGCGGCGGCTGCATATTCGATTTATCCATGCCGCCCATGTTCGCGCCGCAGGCCATCTCGCCGGCCGCCAGTTGCATGTAGCCGCCGTTCAGTTCGGTCATGCCGAACGGATTGGCTTCCGCATGCGCGGTGACGGTCGCGGTGGAAATAATCGCAGCACCCATCGCAGCGGCCAAAGGCGATTTGTTCATTTTTTTCATTGTGACTCCTCGTTTACTCATAATATTTTCAGCCAGGAAACCGGCCGAACGGTTGTAAATCTACGCTAGACATCTGAATAAGAGATGAATATAGTCTTAAAAGAGATACGAAAGCGCCGACTATACAGATTTTCTGTCATTTTCGCCACTTGCGATTTTAGTCCGTATTCGCCTCGAAAGATTCCTTCCCCTCGCCTCAGAGCAAGGGCCTGGGATAATGGATGCAAATTATCTTCAAACCGCCTCGATCCCTACATTGCCGTCCGCGTTTTTTGCCATGAATCTGTCTTATCGTCGCTTTTTCATTTTGGCGTTGTGGCTGCCGCTGCTGTGTTTCGGTTCGGCGCGCGCTGGAACCTATACGCTAACGATCGACGAAAAAGCAGTCAACCTGACCGGAAAACCGCAAACCGCGATCGTCGCCAACGGTAGCCTGCCCGCACCGACGCTGCACTGGCGCGAAGGCGAAGAGGTCACGCTGAACGTGGTCAATCGCCTGAAGGAGCCGACCTCGATCCATTGGCACGGAATCGTGCTGCCTTACCGGATGGACGGCGTACCCGGCATTAGCTTTGCGGGGATTGAACCGGGGAAAATCTTTACTTACCGGTTCCGGGTCAAACAGAACGGAACCTACTGGTACCACGGCCATTCCGGCATGCAGGAACAACAGGGTCTGTTCGGCGCGCTGGTGATCGAGCCGGCACACCCGCATCGGCCAACCGAGCGCGACTATGTGCTGCTGCTTTCGGACTGGCCCGAGGCCGATCCGGAACGGACGCT
The genomic region above belongs to Methylomicrobium agile and contains:
- a CDS encoding DNA-binding domain-containing protein, translating into MGADFKARQQAFSDYLRNPESHPAPSDVKPERMAMYRELFFNNIDNFLAVNFPVLRKILSNAQWRELGQDFYARHTCATPYFSEIAEEFLDYLQTERDHPSDPPFMLELAHYEWAEMALSIAKEEAPFNPPFSGDWSEATLQLSPLAWPLAYRFPVHRISPDYQPPEPSGQPTFLIVYRNYEDEVRFLEITPVTYQLLALIQEQPGQTAASYLQSVVEQLKHPQPEVIYESGLKIVQDLTAKHIILLGTHK
- a CDS encoding DUF692 domain-containing protein — translated: MSNFRVQGAGLGLRRSLLAEIANHPPLQTVGFYEVAPENWITLGGRYAKQFRSLTERFDFVCHGLSLSLGSSDPLDEKLVLDIKAFMAEHGIKLYSEHLSYCSHNGHLYDLMPIPFTEEAVRHVAGRIKRVQELLEQRIAIENVSYYAAPGQEMAEIDFFNAIVQEADCDILLDINNIYVNSVNHGYDAEAFLRAVPGQRIAYAHIAGHYVEAEDFLVDTHGAAVIDPVWKLLGKAYELYGVFPTLLERDFNLPPLAELLKEVETIKAIQDAWRSEHAKRSA
- a CDS encoding DNA adenine methylase, with translation MEEPIVINLKLNQITLPPPFLKWAGGKRWVSSRIVEMIAPLTGKYIEPFLGSGAVFFALRPAQALLSDINFELINAYNAIKINPENVLALLREHQAHHSKDYYYRIRSYKPSCMFHMAARFIYLNRTCWNGLYRVNRNGEFNVPVGTKSSVLMSTDNWFAISGILQSAKLVCGDFEDSIDVAEKGDLVFADPPYTVKHNLNGFIKYNDALFSWGDQIRLRDALVRAKLRGVRVIVTNAHHASIRELYQEHFLLESVTRASVLAGSSAHRGRFEELLIY